A genomic region of Devosia ginsengisoli contains the following coding sequences:
- the folK gene encoding 2-amino-4-hydroxy-6-hydroxymethyldihydropteridine diphosphokinase: MTSKAWLSLGANLGDPPAQLAEAIRRIHAHPAISVIRQSSVLATKPWGKTDQPDFANQAVELETSLDPMELLDVILGIELDMGRVREEIWGPRVIDIDIIAYERLVMQTPRLTLPHPYAHERDFVLDPLREIDPDVVEWLLERAKAK, translated from the coding sequence ATGACCTCAAAGGCCTGGCTGAGCCTCGGGGCCAATCTGGGTGACCCGCCGGCCCAGCTTGCCGAGGCGATCCGGCGCATCCACGCGCATCCGGCCATCAGCGTCATCAGACAATCGTCAGTGCTGGCCACCAAGCCCTGGGGCAAGACCGACCAGCCCGACTTCGCCAATCAGGCGGTGGAGCTGGAGACCAGCCTGGATCCCATGGAATTGCTGGATGTCATTCTCGGCATCGAGCTGGATATGGGGCGGGTGCGCGAGGAAATCTGGGGCCCACGGGTGATCGATATCGACATCATCGCCTATGAACGGCTGGTGATGCAGACACCGCGCCTGACCCTGCCGCATCCTTACGCGCATGAGCGCGATTTCGTGCTCGATCCGCTGCGGGAGATCGATCCGGATGTGGTGGAGTGGCTGCTGGAGCGCGCCAAGGCCAAATAG
- the rimO gene encoding 30S ribosomal protein S12 methylthiotransferase RimO, with product MSQAPKIGLVSLGCPKALVDSERIMSTLRSQGYSFSRDYAGADIVLVNTCGFLDSAKQESLEAIGEALNENGRVIVTGCLGVEEELIRQTHPSVLAISGPHQYENVVSAVHEHLPPVPNKFVDLVPETGLKLTPRHYAYLKISEGCNNRCSFCIIPQIRGDLASRPAAGILGEAEGLIRSGVKELLVISQDTSAYGVDIKYAESNYRGRPVKAKFYDLAKELGQLGAWVRLHYVYPYPHVDAVMELMAEGLVLPYLDIPFQHASPKVLKAMRRPAHQEKTLNRILDWKRQVPDLTVRSNFIVGFPGETEDDFEMMLDFIEEAEIDRAGCFKYEPVTGAPANELDGIVPDEVAQDRFERLMEVAQNVSTGQLAKKVGRTIQVLVDDVQPEANQAIARSKWDAPDIDGQVIIAKATGIKPGDMLDVVVTDSDEYDLFAEPVAALN from the coding sequence ATGAGCCAAGCGCCAAAAATTGGCCTCGTCAGCCTCGGCTGCCCCAAGGCCCTCGTCGATAGCGAACGCATCATGTCGACGCTTCGCTCGCAGGGTTATTCGTTCAGCCGCGACTATGCCGGGGCCGATATCGTCCTCGTCAACACTTGCGGCTTCCTCGATTCCGCCAAGCAGGAATCGCTCGAAGCCATCGGCGAAGCCCTCAACGAAAACGGCCGCGTCATCGTCACGGGGTGCCTCGGCGTCGAGGAAGAGCTGATCCGCCAGACCCATCCGTCAGTGTTGGCCATTTCCGGCCCGCATCAATACGAGAATGTCGTCTCGGCCGTGCATGAGCACCTGCCGCCGGTGCCCAACAAATTCGTCGACCTGGTGCCGGAAACCGGGCTGAAGCTCACCCCGCGCCACTACGCGTATCTCAAGATTTCCGAAGGCTGCAACAACCGCTGCTCCTTCTGCATCATCCCGCAGATTCGCGGCGACCTGGCCTCGCGCCCGGCCGCGGGCATTCTGGGCGAGGCCGAGGGGCTGATCCGCTCGGGCGTCAAGGAACTGCTCGTCATCAGCCAGGATACCAGTGCCTATGGTGTCGATATCAAATATGCCGAGAGCAATTATCGCGGCCGGCCGGTCAAGGCGAAGTTCTATGACCTCGCCAAGGAACTGGGCCAGCTCGGTGCCTGGGTGCGCCTGCACTATGTCTACCCCTACCCCCATGTCGATGCGGTCATGGAGCTGATGGCCGAAGGCCTGGTGCTGCCCTATCTCGACATTCCCTTCCAGCACGCTTCGCCCAAAGTGCTGAAAGCCATGCGCCGCCCAGCGCATCAGGAAAAGACGCTGAATCGGATTCTCGACTGGAAGCGCCAGGTCCCTGACCTGACTGTACGATCCAACTTCATCGTCGGCTTCCCCGGCGAGACCGAAGACGATTTCGAGATGATGCTCGACTTCATCGAGGAAGCCGAAATCGACCGCGCCGGCTGCTTCAAATACGAGCCGGTAACCGGCGCCCCGGCCAATGAACTGGACGGCATCGTGCCCGACGAGGTCGCGCAGGACCGCTTCGAGCGGCTGATGGAAGTGGCGCAGAATGTCTCGACCGGGCAACTGGCCAAGAAGGTCGGCCGCACTATCCAGGTGCTGGTGGACGATGTGCAGCCCGAGGCAAACCAGGCCATTGCCCGCTCCAAATGGGACGCGCCCGACATCGACGGCCAGGTGATCATCGCCAAGGCTACCGGCATCAAGCCGGGCGACATGCTCGACGTGGTGGTGACCGACAGCGACGAATATGACCTGTTCGCCGAGCCGGTGGCGGCGCTGAACTAA
- the folP gene encoding dihydropteroate synthase, giving the protein MHTVHSIPLPGRAPLLLGAKPVIMGILNVTPDSFSDGGQHDRLASAVAHARQMLAEGADIIDIGGESTRPGAAPVGVQEELDRVMPVIDALVAEGITAPISIDTYKPLVADQAIQAGASIINDVHGLQGAPEMAEVAALHDVPVIVMHWDKARDPGAPLPGAVANYLARSIAIAEQAGIGRDRIILDPGFGFAKSLADNYELLDKLGELGALGLPLLVGTSRKSMIGKLLGNQPEERLAGTIATNVLGYRNGGHIFRVHDVRAASDALRVAQAVLYGPPAGL; this is encoded by the coding sequence ATGCACACAGTTCATTCCATTCCCCTGCCCGGCCGCGCGCCGCTGCTGCTCGGCGCAAAGCCCGTCATCATGGGCATTCTCAATGTCACGCCGGACAGCTTTTCCGATGGCGGCCAGCATGACCGGCTGGCCAGCGCTGTCGCCCATGCGCGGCAAATGCTGGCCGAAGGCGCCGATATCATCGATATCGGCGGGGAAAGCACCCGGCCCGGCGCCGCGCCGGTCGGCGTGCAGGAGGAGCTGGACCGCGTCATGCCCGTCATCGACGCGCTGGTGGCCGAGGGCATCACCGCGCCGATTTCCATCGACACCTACAAGCCGCTGGTCGCCGACCAGGCCATCCAGGCAGGTGCCAGCATCATCAACGATGTGCATGGCCTGCAGGGCGCGCCCGAAATGGCCGAGGTGGCGGCCTTGCACGACGTGCCTGTGATCGTCATGCATTGGGACAAGGCCCGCGACCCCGGCGCCCCGCTTCCGGGCGCGGTCGCGAACTATCTGGCACGCAGTATAGCGATTGCCGAACAGGCGGGGATAGGCCGCGACCGCATCATCCTCGATCCGGGCTTCGGCTTCGCCAAGTCCTTGGCCGACAATTACGAACTGCTCGACAAGCTGGGCGAGTTGGGAGCACTCGGCCTGCCGCTGCTGGTCGGGACCTCGCGTAAATCCATGATCGGCAAGCTGCTGGGCAACCAGCCCGAGGAGCGGCTGGCCGGCACTATCGCCACCAATGTGCTGGGCTATCGCAATGGCGGCCATATTTTCCGCGTGCACGATGTCCGCGCTGCCAGCGACGCCCTTCGCGTGGCGCAGGCAGTGCTATATGGTCCGCCCGCGGGCCTATAG
- a CDS encoding DUF4282 domain-containing protein translates to MTLDDLKRLFTRQTLFRLDAILSPKLVPILYALGLAGILLWAVGHLFWTFGFGFGNGLWGLLEIAVFGLLLLVGLRIACEALLVWFKAHEQSGETVNRSRYSASLLDEVRDAIRDLAEEGEDGDYAEADEYITPATEPAPYVPPVPPVPPVPPATPRSPATTSGETHKTPRRTAKRTPPKNVS, encoded by the coding sequence ATGACGCTGGACGATCTGAAACGCCTGTTCACCCGCCAGACCCTGTTCCGGCTCGACGCGATCCTGTCGCCCAAGCTGGTGCCCATCCTCTATGCGCTCGGCCTTGCCGGCATTCTGCTCTGGGCCGTCGGCCATCTGTTCTGGACCTTCGGTTTCGGCTTCGGCAACGGGTTGTGGGGTCTGCTGGAAATTGCGGTTTTCGGCTTGTTGCTGCTGGTGGGCCTGCGCATTGCCTGCGAGGCGCTGCTGGTGTGGTTCAAGGCACATGAGCAAAGCGGGGAGACGGTGAACCGCTCGCGCTATTCGGCCAGCCTGCTCGATGAAGTGCGCGACGCCATCCGCGACCTGGCGGAAGAAGGCGAGGATGGCGACTACGCCGAGGCCGACGAATATATCACCCCGGCCACCGAGCCTGCGCCCTATGTGCCGCCGGTGCCACCTGTTCCACCAGTTCCACCGGCCACGCCGCGCAGCCCGGCAACCACCTCCGGCGAGACGCACAAGACGCCCCGCCGCACAGCCAAGCGCACGCCGCCGAAGAATGTGAGCTGA
- a CDS encoding sulfate ABC transporter substrate-binding protein, whose protein sequence is MNKLLATAVAAIALGSAPAFAQPTDILNASYDIGRELFEAENAAFATSGATVTVNQSHAGSSTQARAILEGLPADVVTFNQVTDVQKLVEGGFVAADWATQFPSNASPFYSFPSFLVRAGNPKDINDWGDLARDGVQVIFPNPKTSGNGRYTYLAARAWAVEEYAGDEAQIEEFLTKLFNNVPVFETGGRAATTAFTERQLGDVLITFEAETLAVANQLGTDKYLPVTPSVSFLSEFPVAIVDKVVDNRGSRDLAKAYLDFLFTPAGQEVAAANFHRPNDETVAAAHADTFPEIRLVTAVEAFGGWDAISAEHFADGGLLDNVFLNQ, encoded by the coding sequence ATGAACAAACTTCTCGCCACCGCCGTCGCCGCCATCGCTCTCGGCAGCGCCCCGGCTTTCGCCCAGCCGACCGATATTCTCAACGCATCCTATGACATCGGCCGCGAGCTGTTCGAGGCCGAGAATGCGGCCTTTGCCACTTCGGGCGCGACCGTGACGGTCAACCAGTCCCATGCCGGTTCCTCGACCCAGGCCCGCGCCATTCTCGAAGGCCTGCCGGCCGACGTCGTGACCTTCAACCAGGTGACCGACGTGCAGAAGCTGGTCGAAGGCGGCTTCGTCGCGGCAGACTGGGCCACGCAATTCCCCAGCAATGCCTCGCCCTTCTATTCCTTCCCGTCTTTCCTGGTGCGCGCGGGCAATCCCAAGGACATCAATGACTGGGGTGACCTGGCCAGGGACGGCGTACAGGTGATCTTCCCCAATCCCAAGACCTCGGGCAATGGCCGCTATACCTATCTGGCCGCCCGCGCCTGGGCCGTCGAGGAATATGCCGGCGATGAAGCGCAGATCGAGGAATTCCTCACCAAGCTCTTCAACAACGTGCCGGTCTTCGAGACCGGTGGCCGCGCCGCCACCACCGCCTTCACCGAACGCCAGCTCGGCGACGTGCTGATCACCTTCGAGGCCGAAACCCTGGCCGTGGCCAACCAGCTCGGCACCGACAAATACCTGCCGGTTACCCCCTCGGTGAGCTTCCTGTCCGAATTCCCGGTCGCCATCGTCGACAAGGTCGTCGATAACAGGGGCAGCCGCGACCTGGCCAAGGCCTATCTCGATTTCCTGTTCACCCCGGCAGGCCAGGAAGTGGCGGCCGCCAATTTCCACCGCCCCAATGACGAGACGGTTGCTGCCGCCCATGCCGATACTTTTCCGGAAATCCGGCTGGTGACGGCCGTGGAAGCCTTTGGCGGCTGGGACGCGATTTCTGCTGAGCACTTCGCCGATGGCGGCCTGCTCGACAACGTGTTCCTCAATCAGTGA
- the lipB gene encoding lipoyl(octanoyl) transferase LipB, which yields MEALTAPAEACEIGNKLVRADGRPVQWIISPDPVPYPVALEAMRARAAAIAAGEAEEAIWLLEHPPLYTAGTSAVPEDLLSDRFPVYEAGRGGQYTYHGPGQRVAYVMLDLTQRGRDIRCLVKGLESWVIDTLAAHNISGERREGRIGVWVQRPDKGALKEDKIAAIGVRVSKWVTFHGISLNVMPDLRHYDGIVPCGISDQGVTSFEDLGQLVSMPEVDSVLRAAFEKQFGPTSAATEESLVARASMA from the coding sequence ATGGAAGCGTTAACGGCACCGGCGGAAGCGTGCGAAATCGGGAATAAACTGGTTCGCGCCGACGGCCGGCCGGTGCAGTGGATCATTTCGCCCGATCCGGTGCCCTACCCCGTGGCGCTGGAGGCCATGCGTGCCCGCGCCGCCGCCATCGCGGCCGGCGAGGCCGAGGAAGCCATCTGGCTGCTGGAGCATCCGCCGCTTTATACGGCCGGCACGTCGGCCGTGCCCGAGGACCTGCTGAGCGATCGTTTTCCGGTCTATGAGGCCGGGCGCGGCGGGCAATATACCTATCACGGCCCCGGCCAGCGCGTGGCCTATGTCATGCTCGACCTGACCCAGCGCGGCCGCGACATCCGCTGCCTGGTGAAAGGGCTGGAAAGCTGGGTGATCGATACGCTGGCCGCCCACAATATATCAGGCGAGCGCCGCGAGGGGCGGATCGGGGTCTGGGTGCAGCGGCCGGACAAGGGCGCGCTCAAGGAGGACAAGATCGCCGCCATCGGCGTGCGGGTCTCCAAATGGGTGACCTTTCACGGCATTTCGCTCAATGTCATGCCCGACCTCCGCCATTATGACGGCATCGTGCCCTGCGGGATTTCGGACCAGGGCGTCACCAGTTTCGAGGATCTGGGGCAGCTCGTTTCCATGCCGGAAGTCGATTCCGTGCTGCGCGCCGCCTTCGAGAAACAGTTCGGGCCGACCAGCGCCGCAACGGAGGAAAGCCTTGTAGCGCGGGCTTCAATGGCCTAG
- the cysW gene encoding sulfate ABC transporter permease subunit CysW — MTTKAAQRSTGEIALIALAFVFSALLLLVPLALIFSFALREGLGVYLANIAEPTTLHSIGLTVLTAVVVVPINIVIGVCVAWLVGRFNFRGRQLLITVIELPAAVSPIVAGTVYLFLYGGQGLLGPVLQGAGIQLMFTVTAIILVSLFVTAPFVARELIPLMQQQGSEDEEAALSLGASGWQMFWFVTLPNIRWAILYGAILTNARVMGEFGAVSVVSGSIRGQTNTLPLQISQLFNDFNVTGAFAASSTLALMAVLTLVLKSMLEAKGGWR, encoded by the coding sequence ATGACCACAAAAGCAGCCCAACGCTCCACCGGCGAAATCGCGTTGATCGCCCTCGCCTTCGTGTTTTCGGCCCTGCTCCTGCTGGTGCCGCTGGCGCTGATCTTCAGCTTCGCGCTGCGTGAGGGGCTGGGCGTCTATCTGGCCAATATCGCCGAGCCGACGACGCTGCATTCGATCGGGCTGACGGTGCTGACCGCCGTCGTGGTGGTGCCGATCAATATCGTCATCGGTGTCTGTGTCGCCTGGCTGGTCGGCCGGTTCAACTTCCGCGGCCGGCAATTGCTGATCACCGTGATCGAGCTGCCCGCTGCCGTCAGCCCCATCGTGGCGGGCACGGTGTATCTGTTCCTCTATGGCGGCCAGGGACTGCTCGGGCCGGTGCTGCAGGGCGCCGGCATCCAGTTGATGTTCACGGTCACCGCCATCATCCTGGTGAGCCTTTTCGTCACGGCGCCCTTTGTAGCCCGCGAACTGATCCCGCTGATGCAGCAACAGGGTTCCGAGGACGAGGAAGCGGCGCTCTCGCTCGGCGCCAGTGGCTGGCAGATGTTCTGGTTCGTCACCCTGCCCAATATTCGCTGGGCCATTCTCTATGGCGCCATCCTGACCAATGCCCGCGTCATGGGCGAATTTGGGGCGGTTTCGGTGGTGTCCGGCTCCATTCGCGGCCAGACCAATACCCTGCCCTTGCAGATCAGCCAGTTGTTCAACGACTTCAACGTCACCGGCGCCTTTGCGGCGTCTTCGACACTGGCGCTGATGGCCGTGCTGACGCTGGTGCTCAAATCCATGCTCGAGGCCAAGGGCGGCTGGCGCTGA
- a CDS encoding DoxX family protein: MFDRLSAYAPQALAVLRIVTALLFIESGSMKLFGFPTPFPFPVEGILLVAGILEFVGGLLILVGFFTRPVAFLLCGFMAVAYFMGHVSTGGFFPTINMGGGAILYCFIFGYLVFAGPGAWSFNKQ, encoded by the coding sequence ATGTTCGACCGTCTTTCCGCCTACGCGCCGCAGGCCCTTGCCGTGTTGCGCATCGTCACTGCCCTGCTGTTCATCGAAAGCGGCTCGATGAAGCTGTTCGGCTTCCCCACGCCGTTTCCGTTTCCGGTCGAGGGGATCTTGCTGGTCGCCGGTATTCTTGAATTCGTCGGGGGCCTGCTGATCCTGGTGGGCTTCTTCACCCGCCCGGTCGCCTTCTTGCTCTGCGGTTTCATGGCCGTGGCCTACTTCATGGGCCACGTCTCGACAGGCGGTTTCTTCCCGACCATCAATATGGGCGGCGGCGCCATCCTCTACTGCTTCATCTTCGGCTACCTGGTCTTTGCAGGGCCGGGCGCCTGGAGCTTCAACAAGCAGTAG
- a CDS encoding SLC13 family permease yields MTLPQALAFLIIAGMVVAFVWGRWRYDVVAVGALLIAMALGVVSPAAAFEGFSDDIVIIVGSALVVSAAVSRSGIMEIVVRRFAPNISTPRAQLILLVAVVTLLSAFVKNIGALAIMMPIAFQMARRSGVSPSMFLMPMSFGALLGGLMTQIGTSPNIIVSRVRQDMTGVAFNMFDYTPVGLALAVVGILYLAVCYRLLPERKRETGGLDSAIDIKNYTTEARATDDSPAIGNTVSEVQALADGRAMITRILGANGHSRTPLPDAKLRAGDILMISGEPEALDRMVSQAGLVFSERRGAATRDAADFGIIEAVIGEASGLIGATAQELTLFDRTGLNLLAISRREQRFTERLGQIRFQNGDVILLQGHIKRLPELLREWDCLPLVERGLRLGSVRNSILPLIILLIAMAATAIGLVPVAPAFFAAAVAMVLTRSLPIRDVYGHLDAPILVMLACLIPVSDSLRTTGGTDLIANFLSMTAATLPGWGALALIMVAAMAVTPFLNNAATVLVMAPIAATFATDLGYAPEAFLLAVAIGAGCDFLTPIGHQCNTLVMGPGGYKFGDYWRLGAPLSILVVLVAVPMLMLVWPF; encoded by the coding sequence ATGACCCTTCCGCAAGCGCTTGCCTTCCTCATCATCGCCGGCATGGTCGTCGCCTTCGTCTGGGGACGCTGGCGCTACGATGTGGTGGCGGTTGGTGCCCTGCTCATTGCCATGGCGCTGGGGGTCGTCTCGCCCGCCGCGGCCTTCGAGGGCTTTTCCGACGATATCGTCATCATCGTGGGCAGCGCGCTGGTGGTGAGTGCTGCGGTATCCCGCTCCGGCATCATGGAAATCGTGGTGCGGCGCTTCGCCCCCAATATCAGCACGCCACGGGCGCAACTGATCCTGCTGGTGGCGGTCGTGACCTTGCTCAGCGCCTTCGTCAAGAATATCGGCGCGCTGGCGATCATGATGCCCATCGCCTTCCAGATGGCGCGGCGGTCCGGCGTGTCGCCCTCGATGTTCCTCATGCCGATGTCATTTGGCGCCCTGCTGGGCGGCCTGATGACCCAGATCGGCACCTCGCCCAACATCATCGTCTCCCGCGTCCGCCAGGACATGACGGGCGTGGCCTTCAACATGTTCGACTATACCCCGGTCGGGCTGGCCTTGGCCGTTGTCGGCATCCTCTACCTGGCCGTCTGCTATCGGCTGCTGCCCGAGCGCAAGCGCGAAACCGGTGGGCTCGACAGCGCCATCGACATCAAGAACTACACGACGGAAGCCCGCGCCACCGACGATTCCCCCGCTATCGGCAACACCGTTTCCGAAGTGCAGGCTCTGGCCGACGGGCGCGCGATGATCACGCGGATCCTGGGCGCCAACGGGCATTCGCGCACGCCCCTGCCCGACGCCAAGCTGCGGGCGGGCGACATCCTGATGATCTCGGGCGAACCCGAAGCGCTCGACCGCATGGTGTCGCAGGCCGGACTGGTCTTTTCCGAGCGCCGCGGCGCCGCGACGCGGGACGCCGCCGATTTCGGCATCATCGAAGCCGTGATCGGGGAAGCCTCGGGCCTGATCGGCGCCACCGCGCAGGAGCTGACCCTGTTCGACCGCACCGGGCTCAACCTGCTGGCCATCAGCCGCCGCGAACAACGCTTCACCGAGCGGCTGGGGCAAATTCGCTTCCAGAATGGTGACGTGATCCTGCTGCAGGGCCATATCAAGCGCCTGCCCGAACTGCTGCGCGAATGGGACTGCCTGCCGCTGGTCGAGCGCGGACTGCGCCTGGGCAGCGTGCGCAATTCCATCCTGCCGCTCATCATCTTGCTGATCGCCATGGCGGCCACGGCCATCGGCCTGGTCCCGGTGGCGCCGGCTTTCTTCGCGGCGGCCGTCGCCATGGTGCTGACCCGCAGCCTGCCGATCCGCGACGTCTATGGGCATCTCGACGCGCCCATCCTGGTAATGCTCGCCTGCCTGATCCCGGTATCGGACTCACTACGAACCACTGGCGGCACCGACCTCATCGCCAATTTCCTCTCCATGACCGCGGCGACGCTGCCCGGCTGGGGCGCGCTGGCGCTGATCATGGTCGCGGCCATGGCGGTGACGCCGTTCCTCAACAATGCCGCCACCGTGCTGGTCATGGCGCCCATCGCCGCTACTTTCGCCACCGATCTGGGCTATGCGCCCGAAGCCTTCCTCCTGGCCGTGGCCATCGGGGCGGGCTGCGATTTCCTCACGCCCATCGGGCATCAATGCAATACGCTGGTCATGGGACCGGGCGGCTACAAGTTTGGCGACTATTGGCGATTGGGGGCACCGCTTTCGATCCTGGTCGTCCTCGTCGCCGTCCCCATGCTCATGCTGGTCTGGCCGTTCTAG
- a CDS encoding GlsB/YeaQ/YmgE family stress response membrane protein, with product MAFDGVGWLAAIIIGGLAGWLASMFMNAGGGVLKNVILGIVGAILASLVFGLLGISFGGWIGYLIAGFIGACIIILIGRSVAR from the coding sequence ATGGCTTTTGACGGCGTAGGTTGGCTGGCAGCCATCATCATCGGCGGCTTAGCCGGGTGGTTGGCCAGCATGTTCATGAATGCCGGCGGCGGCGTGCTCAAGAATGTTATCCTGGGCATTGTCGGCGCCATTCTGGCGAGTCTGGTCTTCGGTCTGCTGGGCATTTCGTTCGGCGGCTGGATCGGCTACCTGATCGCCGGATTTATCGGCGCCTGCATCATCATTTTGATCGGACGCTCCGTAGCACGCTGA
- a CDS encoding DoxX family protein, translating to MLRIVTALLFILHGTQKIIGFPASDMTPPLFSLFGLAGIIEIVAGILVLVGFFTRPAAFIAAGEMAVAYWMAHAPANLFPAMNGGDAAILFCFVFLYLVFSGPGAWSINKQ from the coding sequence GTGCTGCGCATCGTCACCGCCCTGCTGTTCATTCTCCATGGCACGCAGAAAATCATCGGCTTCCCGGCTTCCGATATGACGCCGCCGCTGTTCAGCCTGTTCGGCCTGGCCGGCATAATCGAAATCGTCGCTGGCATCCTGGTGCTGGTGGGCTTCTTCACCCGCCCGGCCGCCTTCATTGCCGCCGGCGAAATGGCTGTCGCCTATTGGATGGCGCATGCCCCGGCCAACCTGTTCCCCGCCATGAATGGTGGCGACGCGGCAATCCTGTTCTGCTTCGTCTTCCTCTACCTGGTGTTCTCCGGCCCCGGCGCCTGGAGCATCAACAAGCAATAG
- the cysT gene encoding sulfate ABC transporter permease subunit CysT, producing MAQKRSKHLLPGFGLTLGVSMLYLTIIIVLPLLAMLLKLGGMGWEDFWRIVASNRSLAAYRITFTSALVATVFNGAFGLLLAWVLTRYSFPGKRMLDALVDLPFALPTAVAGLVLVTLFANTGWYGQFLEPNGFKVNYTQAGIIVAMTFTSIPFVVRTVQPVLEELQTDLEEVARTLGATRWQIFARVIWPTILPAFMAGCVLSFARSLGEFGAVVFIAGNLPGLTEIVSLLIFIRLDEYNYEGAAALAFVLLLAAFLTLLLTNALQAWQVRYAERSR from the coding sequence ATGGCGCAGAAACGCAGCAAGCATCTATTGCCCGGCTTCGGGCTGACGCTTGGCGTCTCCATGCTCTACCTGACCATCATTATCGTGCTGCCGCTGCTGGCCATGCTGCTCAAGCTGGGCGGCATGGGCTGGGAGGATTTCTGGCGCATCGTCGCCTCCAACCGTTCGCTGGCCGCCTATCGCATCACCTTCACCTCGGCACTGGTCGCCACCGTGTTCAACGGCGCCTTCGGCCTGCTGCTCGCCTGGGTGCTGACGCGCTACAGCTTTCCCGGCAAGCGCATGCTCGACGCGCTGGTCGACCTGCCTTTCGCACTGCCCACCGCCGTGGCGGGCCTGGTACTGGTGACGCTGTTCGCCAATACCGGCTGGTATGGCCAGTTTCTTGAGCCCAACGGGTTCAAGGTCAATTACACGCAGGCCGGCATCATCGTGGCCATGACCTTCACCTCCATCCCCTTCGTGGTGCGCACCGTGCAGCCGGTGCTGGAGGAATTGCAGACCGATCTCGAAGAGGTGGCGCGCACGCTGGGGGCCACGCGCTGGCAAATCTTCGCCCGCGTGATCTGGCCCACCATCCTGCCCGCCTTCATGGCCGGATGCGTGCTGTCCTTCGCCCGCTCGCTGGGCGAATTTGGCGCCGTGGTGTTCATTGCCGGCAACCTGCCCGGCCTCACCGAAATCGTCTCGCTGCTGATCTTCATCCGGCTCGACGAATATAACTATGAAGGCGCGGCCGCTCTGGCCTTCGTGCTGCTGCTCGCCGCCTTCCTGACGCTGTTACTGACCAATGCGCTGCAGGCCTGGCAAGTGCGCTATGCGGAGCGGAGCCGATGA
- the folB gene encoding dihydroneopterin aldolase, with protein MADSFTGDRIILKDLGFYGYHGVFAEEERLGQRFFIDLEIGLDLSMPARTDRLSTGTSYGDVYDVVKQTFEGERTKLLEALGQNIVDALFMAFPTVDWVIIRIRKPEAPIAMVRGEAAVELHRQRNSP; from the coding sequence ATGGCTGACAGCTTCACGGGCGACCGCATCATCCTGAAAGACCTGGGCTTTTACGGCTATCACGGCGTCTTCGCCGAGGAAGAACGGCTCGGCCAGCGATTCTTCATCGACCTCGAAATCGGCCTCGACCTGTCCATGCCGGCTAGAACCGACCGGCTCAGCACCGGCACGTCCTATGGCGATGTCTATGATGTGGTGAAGCAGACATTCGAGGGCGAGCGCACCAAGCTGCTGGAAGCCCTCGGGCAGAACATTGTCGATGCGCTGTTCATGGCCTTCCCGACCGTCGACTGGGTGATCATCCGCATTCGCAAGCCGGAAGCGCCGATTGCCATGGTGCGCGGCGAAGCGGCCGTGGAGCTGCATCGGCAGCGGAACAGCCCATGA